One genomic segment of Theobroma cacao cultivar B97-61/B2 chromosome 6, Criollo_cocoa_genome_V2, whole genome shotgun sequence includes these proteins:
- the LOC18595220 gene encoding TMV resistance protein N yields the protein MSICFSTNSIQQHVFTQTLFTLQINSPVNLPPPPPPPPSSTMVTSSPSSSSSSSLSRWKYDVFLSFRGEDTRKGFTDHLYARLQNDGINTFRDNEKLEQGEYVAPKLLEAIKESWCSIIVFSKTYASSSWCLDELVEILNQKNDRGHKVFPIFYHVDPSDLRKQTGNVKEAFAKHEDRYNQDKTQSWRDALSEAANISGWHLEDRYFLLPIRLFVLIYIYMYGWTRASSSITVKTFVDARVSGLEGGYTGVLLSTSGRIATPCLGCAPEESLICKSVRVDEDRAATVASIAVKKAAIAWITSEDTAGMPVGGGGISTGSAASVARKGDTVDSSPLRYESEFIGLIIKKISTKLCQTRSSVPNDLIGIDSRLDKLCDKIDFGEDRDIRIVGICGMGGIGKSALASVVYTQMSGYFEGKCFLAGVREVAMKFGLVSLQEQLLSNIFPGENFQFSSVYDGIETISRRLRHKKVLVVIDDADNMQHFRCLAEKRDWFGLGSRIIITSRDERLLLRSYRVDDVYKPTTLHDFEALRLLSLKAFKSDTPKDDFMSLSQSVVKYAGGLPLALDVLGSFLCGRDADQWRHAIESLKSEPDKEINNCLKISFDGLSETQKKIFLDIAHFFKGWHRDFVTKILDGCGYSPGIGLHVLIERSLITVKNNKIWMHDLLQEMGRYIVQQKSPDEPGKRCRLSEESDVYQVLTQNSGTEAIEGMVINSTMGYKYISPLEQNKTFILNADALSKMKKLRLLMVHDLLKFCDLTYLSSELRHFEWFGWPLKSLPWDFQPDNLVALRLPNSCIEQLWNRDRLLNKLKFIDLQGSRKLIRTPDFTRIENLESLNLGGCTNLVHVHPSIAFLAKLKLLNLRNCVSLRSFSINNEMESLETLILSGCKNLKGISEIVEKMEHLQELHLDGTSMEELPSSVGNLSSLKVLNLSGCSVLENSPPSFLQRIYKKGCEVLLSSLNPMLLKKGSNFMALTLPCLSSLSSLRELNISGMNLCEGDLPSDICCLSSLEELILSHNNFVSLPANLSQLTKLYCLQLMGCSKLETLPQLPSSVQGLMLDGCTSLQRVPNPTNPHDPSWVTWFYGVNCFKLAANKNALRMLKGYLKTFANAGIRVDIVIPGSEIFEWFNHQSEKCSIMIPILQNDVQWMGFALCCVVVPASNNVDWTEEDITCRVTIHFEDLTFKSCTHSIGFNTQTSKDHLCLWYLPVEKLLRDQFGNLLSRD from the exons ATGTCGATTTGCTTTTCTACAAACTCCATTCAGCAACATGTTTTCACTCAAACATTATTTACTCTCCAGATTAATTCCCCGGTAAAtcttcctcctcctcctcctcctcctccttctAGTACCATGGTGACTTCCTCTCCGTcgtcatcatcatcttcatctttATCTCGATGGAAATATGATGTTTTTTTGAGCTTTAGAGGTGAAGATACTCGCAAGGGCTTCACAGATCATCTTTATGCTCGTTTACAAAATGATGGAATCAACACTTTCAGAGACAACGAAAAGCTTGAACAAGGGGAATACGTCGCACCAAAGCTCCTTGAAGCAATTAAAGAATCATGGTGTTCAATCATCGTTTTTTCAAAAACGTATGCTTCTTCAAGTTGGTGTCTAGACGAGCTTGTTGAGATTCTTAACCAGAAAAATGACAGGGGACATAAGGTTTTCCCTATTTTCTATCATGTCGATCCATCTGATTTACGGAAACAGACAGGGAATGTCAAAGAAGCCTTTGCTAAACATGAAGATAGATATAATCAAGACAAGACGCAAAGCTGGCGAGATGCTTTATCTGAAGCAGCCAATATCAGTGGATGGCATTTAGAGGATAGGTACTTTCTTCTTCCAATAAGATTGTTTgtccttatatatatatatatgtatg GTTGGACTCGTGCTTCATCTTCCATTACCGTAAAAACTTTTGTTGACGCACGAGTCAGTGGTTTGGAAGGTGGGTATACTGGGGTGTTACTCTCCACATCAGGCCGGATAGCTACTCCCTGTCTCGGTTGTGCTCCAGAGGAATCTCTCATCTGCAAGTCCGTACGAGTTGATGAAGATAGAGCAGCTACAGTGGCCT ccattGCGGTAAAGAAGGCTGCCATTGCCTGGATTACCTCAGAAGACACGGCAGGAATGCCAGTAGGTGGCGGAGGAATCTCTACCGGTTCAGCAGCAAGTGTTGCTCGAAAAGGAGACACAGTCGATTCCTCTCCTCTAAG GTATGAATCAGAATTCATTGGACTCATCATTAAAAAGATATCAACAAAGTTATGTCAAACACGTTCAAGTGTTCCTAATGACTTGATTGGAATTGATTCACGTTTGGATAAGTTGTGTGACAAAATAGATTTTGGGGAAGATCGTGATATCCGCATTGTAGGAATTTGTGGAATGGGTGGCATAGGTAAATCAGCTCTTGCAAGTGTTGTTTATACCCAGATGTCTGGTTATTTTGAAGGTAAATGCTTTCTTGCTGGTGTTCGAGAAGTTGCAATGAAATTCGGACTTGTTTCTTTACAAGAACAGCTTCTTTCTAACATATTTCCTGGAGAAAATTTTCAGTTTTCCAGTGTTTATGACGGAATTGAAACTATAAGTCGTAGGCTACGTCATAAAAAGGTTCTTGTTGTTATTGATGATGCGGATAACATGCAGCATTTCAGATGCTTGGCTGAAAAGCGCGATTGGTTTGGTTTAGGGAGCAGAATCATCATAACATCTAGAGATGAGCGTCTGTTGTTGCGAAGCTACAGAGTGGATGATGTGTATAAGCCTACAACATTGCATGACTTTGAAGCCCTACGGCTTTtaagtttgaaagcttttaaAAGTGATACACCAAAAGATGATTTCATGTCGCTTTCCCAAAGTGTTGTGAAATATGCTGGTGGCCTTCCATTAGCTCTTGATGTTTTGGGCTCTTTTCTATGTGGTAGAGATGCAGATCAATGGAGACATGCCATAGAAAGCCTGAAAAGTGAGCCTGACAAAGAAATTAACAATTGTcttaaaataagttttgatGGATTATCGGAAACAcagaagaaaatatttttagatatCGCACATTTCTTCAAAGGGTGGCACAGAGATTTTGTAACAAAAATATTGGATGGCTGTGGGTATAGTCCAGGTATTGGACTACATGTTCTGATCGAGAGATCTCTTATAACAgttaaaaacaacaaaatttgGATGCATGATTTGCTACAAGAGATGGGAAGATATATTGTTCAACAAAAGTCTCCTGATGAACCTGGCAAACGATGTAGATTGTCTGAGGAAAGTGATGTTTATCAAGTGCTAACACAAAACTCG GGTACAGAAGCGATTGAAGGCATGGTCATCAACAGCACTATGGGGTACAAATATATATCTCcttt GGAACAAAATAAGACTTTCATCTTAAATGCTGACGCCTTGTCGAAGATGAAAAAACTAAGATTGCTCATGGTTCATGATCTCCTAAAATTTTGTGATCTCACATATCTTTCTAGTGAGTTACGACATTTTGAGTGGTTTGGATGGCCTTTAAAATCATTGCCTTGGGACTTCCAACCAGACAACCTTGTTGCACTTCGCCTACCTAATAGCTGCATTGAACAACTATGGAACCGAGACAGA cttttaaataaattgaaattcatAGACCTCCAAGGCTCACGAAAGCTGATCAGAACACCAGACTTCACAAGGATCGAAAATTTGGAAAGTCTGAATTTGGGAGGCTGCACCAACTTAGTACATGTCCATCCATCCATCGCATTTTTAGCCAAGCTTAAACTTTTGAATTTAAGAAACTGTGTAAGTCTTAGGAGTTTCTCAATCAATAATGAAATGGAGTCTCTTGAAACATTGATTCTTTCAGGCTGCAAGAATCTTAAAGGGATTTCAGAGATTGTCGAAAAAATGGAACATTTGCAGGAGCTCCATTTAGATGGCACAAGTATGGAAGAACTTCCTTCTTCAGTTGGAAATCTCAGCAGCTTAAAAGTTCTTAATCTCTCGGGCTGCTCTGTACTTGAAAATTCACCACCATCCTTCCTACAAAGGATATATAAGAAGGGATGCGAAGTACTACTATCAAGTTTGAATCCCatgcttttaaaaaaaggttCGAATTTCATGGCTCTGACGTTACCTTGTTTATCAAGCTTGAGTTCTTTAAGAGAGTTGAATATAAGTGGCATGAATCTTTGTGAAGGGGATCTTCCTAGTGATATATGTTGCTTATCCTCATTAGAAGAACTGATTCTTAGTCATAACAATTTCGTCAGCCTACCTGCGAATCTTAGTCAACTTACCAAGCTTTATTGTCTCCAATTGATGGGTTGTAGTAAGCTTGAAACATTGCCTCAGCTTCCATCAAGTGTACAAGGCCTAATGTTAGATGGTTGCACTTCATTGCAAAGAGTTCCAAATCCGACAAATCCACATGATCCATCGTGGGTGACATGGTTTTATGGTGTTAATTGCTTCAAATTGGCTGCGAATAAAAATGCACTAAGAATGCTAAAAGGATATCTTAAG ACATTTGCGAATGCAGGAATACGTGTTGACATCGTTATACCTggaagtgaaatttttgaatggTTTAATCACCAGAGTGAGAAATGTTCAATAATGATACCCATTTTGCAGAATGATGTTCAGTGGATGGGATTTGCCTTGTGCTGTGTTGTCGTGCCTGCCTCCAATAATGTTGATTGGACGGAAGAAGACATTACATGTCGTGTTACAATCCATTTTGAAGATCTTACATTTAAGTCATGTACTCATTCGATAGGTTTTAATACCCAGACCTCCAAGGACCACCTCTGCCTATGGTATTTGCCTGTTGAAAAATTGCTTCGTGACCAATTCGGGAATTTACTGAGCAGAGAT